One stretch of Arachis duranensis cultivar V14167 chromosome 1, aradu.V14167.gnm2.J7QH, whole genome shotgun sequence DNA includes these proteins:
- the LOC107460190 gene encoding uncharacterized protein LOC107460190, with protein sequence MPPINAESTPPPVIGKIGPYTVFMTPPSTPKPAEPPVVLPPSPNKISPPPVQPPPPQIQKPVLSSEKSLSDGSVSGFFRNAVAKVQTAHSSLDDHLARWFGLNQSKYQWALDDYYESKGMEKGEKVKEISSKVQNV encoded by the exons ATGCCTCCTATCAACGCAGAATCTACGCCGCCACCAGTCATCGGCAAAATCGGGCCTTACACCGTCTTCATGACACCGCCTTCTACTCCCAAGCCCGCCGAACCTCCCGTCGTCCTCCCACCTTCCCCCAACAAGATCTCCCCGCCTCCCGTTCAGCCTCCTCCGCCGCAGATTCAGAAGCCCGTTCTCTCCTCCGAGAAATCACTCTCCGACGGTTCCGTTTCTGGCTTCTTCAGGAATGCTGTCGCTAAGGTTCAAACTG CCCACTCAAGTCTAGATGATCATCTGGCGCGTTGGTTTGGATTGAATCAGTCAAAGTATCAATGGGCCCTTGATGATTATTACGAGAGCAAGGGAATG gaaaaaggagaaaaagtaaaagagatCTCAAGCAAAGTGCAGAATGTATAA